Proteins from one Impatiens glandulifera chromosome 2, dImpGla2.1, whole genome shotgun sequence genomic window:
- the LOC124923965 gene encoding N6-adenosine-methyltransferase non-catalytic subunit MTB-like, translated as MNSPERVDLDRRHVRRDIDDTSDVKSGEEEWDSDDKRKHRSRRHRNGDDDVDDDDGGNKVDGRKRSGNSHRLASDGDDHGVSEKPRSKQMKRKSDEDTLGELSSWYNDGEHEIRNDNGAHRIEREKASSGFLEPGGSQSRMRGKHDRSLGEDNESKEERDSRPSERREYIGEKDPEHSELGGNSRRRWDQPETILDRSDGRSSGERGALDSKDSRSVRAYERDDRGANSRGRSEPPEEDNRRRHHELEQSELEYEREDSFKRGEIGKDRDRDMDHSKDRRNRRQSRDRVDERLQSRSSGGRKEGNRTEAVKTSSSKYGISRENYDVIEIQTKSFPYSRDDSGSTFPRRKEVVHQSELLGPNNDSTYPPEDGVGKLDTESATSVDDSSIDIQAGNAKSQQDVLYRSNSGQNSGSGIQDTSSPFDRARQQGVKVVGRGGRGWSSRPPGRDAQPIGVPLPMMVPPFGPLGMQQLNPHMPPTVPPMSPGVFLSPFVPPVVWPGGRGVEMGMLGVSPVMPPLSSLPSGPGGYLPNIGIPQPQAPSPYFNQAGPVRGMASSSNPPGPVFNAVVQGGRAPEKVHGHGNWVPPRTNAPPGKAPSRGEQNDYSQNFVDTGMRPQNFIRELELTSVVEDYPKLRELIQKKDEIVTNSASAPMYFKCDLREFELSPEFFGTKFDVILVDPPWEEYVHRAPGVADHMEYWKFEEIMNLKIEAIADTPSFIFLWVGDGIGLEQGRQCLKKWGFRRCEDICWVKTNKTNATPGLRHDYFTLFQRSKEHCLMGIKGTVRRSTDGHIIHANIDTDVIIAEEPPYGSTAKPEDMYRIIEHFALGRRRLELFGEDHNIRAGWLTVGKDLSSSNFDAKGYIKNFADKDGKVWQGGGGRNPPPESPHLVLTNSDIESLRPKSPMKNQQQQQSSTSISINTGNNKRPITGNSPQSFYGGGSVMNSDAAPNQLVPPPWAPAMGNLGPIPGPDGAMVSDMYGFGGGPYVQPPLPNSEYETHRGTNFL; from the exons ATGAATTCTCCTGAACGAGTTGACCTGGATAGACGGCATGTGAGGAGGGATATAGATGACACATCAGATGTGAAGAGTGGTGAAGAAGAGTGGGATAGTGATGATAAGAGGAAACATAGATCAAGAAGGCATAGGAATGgagatgatgatgttgatgatgatgatggaggGAACAAAGTTGATGGCCGAAAGAGGTCAGGTAACTCGCACAGGTTAGCTAGTGATGGAGATGATCATGGAGTTAGTGAGAAGCCGCGTTCGAAGCAGATGAAGAGGAAATCTGATGAGGATACATTGGGAGAGTTGAGCAGTTGGTACAATGATGGGGAGCACGAGATTAGGAATGATAATGGAGCTCATCGAATTGAAAGAGAAAAAGCAAGTTCGGGTTTTCTAGAGCCTGGGGGTTCCCAGAGCAGAATGAGAGGCAAACACGATAGGTCTCTAGGTGAAGACAATGAAAGTAAAGAAGAGAGAGATTCAAGACCAAGTGAAAGGAGAGAGTATATTGGGGAAAAGGATCCCGAACATTCTGAGCTAGGTGGAAACTCCAGGAGAAGGTGGGATCAGCCAGAGACAATTCTGGACAGGTCTGATGGTAGGAGCAGTGGAGAAAGAGGTGCTCTAGATTCAAAGGATAGCAGAAGTGTAAGAGCCTATGAGAGGGATGATAGAGGTGCAAATAGTAGGGGTAGGTCAGAACCTCCAGAAGAAGATAATAGAAGGCGCCATCATGAATTAGAGCAATCAGAGTTAGAATATGAGCGAGAAGATTCTTTCAAGAGGGGAGAAATTGGAAAAGACAGGGATAGAGATATGGATCACTCTAAGGATAGACGGAATAGAAGGCAATCTCGTGATAGGGTCGATGAAAGGCTTCAGAGCCGTTCTTCTGGTGGAAGAAAAGAAGGAAATAGAACTGAAGCTGTgaaaacatcatcatcaaagtaTGGGATTTCACGTGAGAACTACGACGTGATAGAGATCCAGACAAAGTCTTTTCCTTATTCGAGAGATGATTCTGGATCCACTTTTCCGAGGAGGAAAGAAGTTGTTCATCAATCTGAGTTGTTGGGGCCTAATAATGATTCAACATACCCACCAGAGGATGGAGTTGGGAAACTTGATACTGAATCTGCAACATCAGTTGATGACAGTAGCATTGACATTCAAGCAGGGAATGCAAAAAGCCAGCAAGATGTACTTTATCGTTCTAATAGTGGTCAGAACTCCGGTAGTGGCATTCAGGATACATCATCTCCCTTCGATAGAGCTCGTCAGCAGGGAGTTAAAGTAGTGGGTAGAGGTGGAAGAGGGTGGAGTAGTAGGCCTCCTGGCAGAGATGCTCAACCAATTGGAGTCCCACTTCCTATGATGGTGCCCCCTTTTGGACCACTTGGAATGCAACAACTGAATCCTCACATGCCCCCGACTGTTCCTCCCATGTCCCCTGGTGTATTCCTTTCACCTTTTGTACCACCTGTTGTCTGGCCTGGAGGGCGAGGTGTTGAAATGGGCATGTTAGGTGTTTCACCTGTTATGCCACCCCTTTCTTCATTACCTTCAGGACCTGGAGGATATCTACCCAATATTGGAATCCCACAGCCACAGGCACCTTCTCCATATTTTAATCAAGCTGGACCTGTAAGGGGGATGGCTTCAAGTTCAAATCCTCCCGGCCCTGTCTTCAATGCTGTAGTTCAAGGAGGGAGAGCACCAGAAAAAGTTCATGGCCATGGTAATTGGGTGCCTCCTAGAACCAATGCACCTCCTGGTAAAGCTCCTTCCAGAGGAGAGCAGAACGATTATTCCCAGAATTTTGTTGACACTGGGATGCGCCCACAGAATTTTATCAGGGAATTGGAGCTAACCAGTGTTGTTGAAGACTACCCTAAGCTACGAGAGCTTATACAAAAGAAGGATGAGATTGTGACCAATTCTGCGTCTGCTCCTATGTATTTTAAGTGTGACCTGCGCGAATTTGAACTGTCGCCTGAATTTTTTGGAACGAAGTTTGATGTTATTCTTGTGGACCCTCCTTGGGAGGAATATGTTCATCGCGCTCCAGGTGTTGCAGACCACATGGAATActggaaatttgaggaaatcaTGAATCTTAAGATCGAG GCAATAGCCGATACACCATCTTTCATCTTCCTGTGGGTTGGTGATGGTATTGGCCTCGAGCAAGGTCGGCAATGTCTAAAGAAG TGGGGATTTCGAAGGTGCGAGGACATATGCTGGGTAAAGACCAATAAGACTAATGCTACTCCTGGCTTACGCCATGACTACTTCACTTTATTCCAACGATCCAAG GAACATTGCTTGATGGGCATAAAGGGAACTGTACGTCGAAGTACTGATGGTCATATTATTCATGCTAATATTGACACTGATGTAATCATTGCTGAGGAGCCTCCTTATG gTTCAACTGCAAAGCCAGAAGATATGTATAGAATAATTGAACACTTTGCACTTGGCCGAAGAAGGCTTGAGCTGTTTGGTGAAGACCACAATATAAGAGCTGGATGGCTCACTGTTGGTAAAGATTTATCGTCTTCTAATTTTGATGCTAag GGATACATTAAGAATTTTGCGGATAAGGATGGAAAAGTGTGGCAAGGAGGGGGAGGAAGAAATCCTCCACCGGAGTCACCTCATCTAGTTTTGACAAATTCTGACATAGAGTCTCTTCGGCCAAAATCACCGATGAAGAATCAACAGCAACAGCAGTCATCAACCTCCATTTCAATCAACACGGGCAACAATAAAAGACCTATCACTGGAAATTCTCCCCAAAGTTTTTATGGAGGAGGGTCAGTTATGAACTCAGATGCTGCACCAAATCAGTTGGTTCCACCTCCTTGGGCTCCCGCAATGGGAAATCTGGGCCCAATCCCAGGCCCGGATGGTGCTATGGTTTCTGACATGTATGGATTCGGCGGCGGGCCTTATGTTCAACCGCCATTACCAAACTCAGAATATGAGACTCACAGAGGAACTAATTTCTTGTAA
- the LOC124923966 gene encoding sec-independent protein translocase protein TATB, chloroplastic-like, with protein MIATMTASSPTCCISSSSTPSSGLWNHRPICRLPSASSSVDSHPKCRWNPQQQGLTSFSSWDGLRLLGVSIPKQSAKIERKKAFRRCKGNNGVNASLFGVGAPEALVVGVVALLVFGPKGLAEVARNLGKTLRAFQPTIRELQDVSREFKSSLEREIGLDETQEQSRRMYTSNTMDFTSVSQTDTDDPVGIPSSKRTSEEDEYSKLAEEQLKASSVAQQQKETPPPLESNQSDLQT; from the exons ATGATAGCAACAATGACTGCTTCTTCTCCTACTTGTTgtatatcttcttcttctactccCTCCTCAGGATTATGGAATCATAGACCCATTTGTCGTCTTCCATCTGCTTCTTCTTCTGTAGATTCCCACCCCAAATGCCGATGGAATCCTCAACAACAGGGTTTGACTTCCTTCTCGTCTTGGGATGGTCTCAGGCTTCTGGGtgtctcaattcccaaacaaTCTGCAAAAATTG AGAGGAAGAAGGCGTTTAGGAGATGTAAAGGAAACAACGGCGTGAATGCTTCTCTCTTTGGAGTTGGAGCTCCTGAAGCCTTGGTGGTTGGTGTCGTGGCCTTATTGGTCTTTGGCCCTAAGGGTCTTGCTGAG GTTGCTAGGAATTTGGGGAAGACATTGCGTGCTTTTCAACCCACAATCAGAGAGCTGCAG GATGTTTCCAGGGAATTCAAGAGCTCTCTTGAGCGAGAGATTGGTCTTGATGAAACTCAAGAACAATCGCGAAGAATGTATACTTCAAACACCATGGATTTCACTTCGGTTTCTCAAACAGACACTGATGATCCAg TTGGTATCCCTTCTTCAAAAAGAACCAGTGAAGAAGATGAATACTCCAAGTTAGCAGAAGAGCAATTGAAAGCATCTTCTGTTGCTCAACAGCAGAAAGAAACACCTCCTCCTCTAGAGTCCAATCAGTCTGATTTACAaacttga
- the LOC124926005 gene encoding BAHD acyltransferase DCR-like has product MAPFQVPSMENTEKFVKIKTLSKSQVKPEKTIGRKEFQLVTFDLPYIAFFYNQKLLIYKGYEGKFDEVVAKLKDSLGVVLEDFYQLAGKLGKDEEGVFRVEYDDNMDGAEVVVADAEEILVSELLGEDAASKLKELVPYNGILNLEGLYRPLLAVQLTKLQDGLAIGCAFNHAILDGTSTWHFMRSWSEICRGPGQLISVQPFLDRTEVRNTKVKLELPEKSGPTIPDAIKFVGPTLREKIFKFSESAIERIKSDVNADSSDDSKSFSTFQALSSHLWRAVTRARQLKPEDPTVFIVFADCRKRVDPPMPDSYFGNLIQAIFTGTATGLLLAHPKDFGASMIQKAIYAHDSKAIQERNTEFENNPKIFQFKDAGMNVVAIGSSPRFKVYEVDFGFGNPESVRSGANNRFDGMVYLYPGKNGEKSIDVEISLEIGAMERLEKDNEFLMEEI; this is encoded by the exons ATGGCACCATTCCAAGTACCTTCAATGGAAAACACCGAGAAATTTGTGAAAATCAAAACCCTAAGCAAATCCCAAGTCAAACCCGAGAAAACCATTGGGAGGAAAGAATTCCAATTGGTCACATTTGATCTTCCTTACATAGCCTTTTTCTACAACCAAAAGTTGCTCATTTACAAAGGCTATGAAGGTAAGTTTGATGAAGTGGTGGCTAAATTAAAAGACTCCCTAGGGGTGGTTTTGGAAGATTTCTATCAGCTGGCCGGAAAGCTGGGGAAAGACGAGGAAGGTGTTTTCCGAGTCGAGTATGATGATAACATGGACGGGGCCGAGGTGGTGGTGGCCGATGCCGAGGAGATTCTGGTGTCGGAGCTGCTGGGAGAGGACGCAGCTAGTAAGCTTAAGGAGCTTGTTCCTTATAATGGAATCTTGAACTTGGAAGGACTTTATAGGCCTCTCTTGGCCGTGCAG CTAACTAAACTGCAAGATGGGCTAGCAATTGGTTGTGCATTTAATCACGCTATCTTAGATGGAACCTCCACGTGGCACTTCATGAGATCCTGGTCCGAGATCTGTCGTGGACCAGGGCAATTGATCTCGGTTCAGCCTTTCCTCGACCGTACCGAGGTCAGGAACACTAAAGTAAAGTTGGAATTGCCTGAAAAGTCGGGCCCAACTATTCCTGATGCAATCAAGTTTGTGGGCCCGACTCTTCGCGAAAAGATTTTCAAGTTTTCGGAATCCGCCATCGAGAGGATCAAGTCTGATGTCAATGCCGACAGCTCCGATGATTCTAAGTCGTTCTCGACTTTCCAGGCTCTTTCTTCGCACCTTTGGCGAGCCGTCACAAGAGCCCGTCAGCTCAAGCCCGAGGATCCAACCGTTTTCATCGTGTTTGCTGATTGTAGGAAacgggttgacccgcccatgcCCGATTCGTATTTTGGGAACCTCATCCAG GCCATTTTCACTGGGACTGCAACCGGTCTACTCTTGGCCCACCCGAAGGATTTCGGAGCATCCATGATTCAAAAAGCGATATATGCCCATGATTCTAAGGCGATACAGGAACGAAACACGGAGTTTGAGAACAACCCGAAGATTTTCCAATTCAAGGACGCGGGCATGAACGTTGTGGCAATTGGGAGCTCGCCCCGATTCAAGGTATATGAAGTGGATTTCGGGTTTGGAAACCCGGAGAGTGTTCGAAGCGGGGCGAATAACCGTTTTGATGGGATGGTTTATTTGTACCCGGGAAAGAATGGTGAGAAAAGTATCGACGTGGAGATCAGCTTGGAGATTGGGGCAATGGAAAGGCTTGAGAAAGATAACGAGTTTTTAATGGaagaaatatga